A region from the Methylocystis iwaonis genome encodes:
- the metG gene encoding methionine--tRNA ligase encodes MSERPTYMISTAIPYANGAPHIGHAYERIATDAFARFKRLDGYDVLFVTGMDEHGQKVQRTAEKEGVTPQQFVDGIAAQFARMGEALNARADDIVRTTQERHKEAVLDIWRRMEARGDIYLSKYSGWYSVRDEAYYDESELTEREGKKYAPTGTPVEWVEEESWFFKLSAYAEKLLAHYEAHPEFITPEHYKNEIVAFVKRGLSDLSVSRTTFDWGIKIPPRPQTTANHVMYVWVDALTNYITATGWLTGGEKARYWPADAHVIGKDITRFHAIYWPAFLMSAEAPLPKQIVVHGFLFSRGEKMSKSLGNVVGPQELIDRYGVDQLRYFFLREVPFGNDGNYSHEAIVMRINADLANDLGNLAQRSLSMIAKNCDGAVPKKGAFTDADRDILAQAAGVLEKARAAMDAYQPHHALAEIFRVVAEANRYFAGEEPWAKKKTDPARMETILYVTAETLRRLVIPLQAFIPEAAGKFLDSLGVGPDERDFAHAGEGNALQEGAPLPPPAPVFPRFVEEELS; translated from the coding sequence ATGTCTGAGCGCCCCACCTATATGATCTCCACCGCCATTCCCTATGCGAATGGCGCGCCCCACATCGGCCACGCCTATGAGCGCATCGCCACGGACGCTTTCGCGCGTTTCAAGCGGCTCGACGGCTATGACGTGCTCTTCGTCACCGGCATGGACGAGCACGGCCAGAAGGTGCAGCGCACCGCCGAGAAGGAGGGGGTGACGCCCCAGCAGTTCGTGGACGGCATTGCCGCGCAATTTGCCCGCATGGGAGAAGCGCTGAACGCGCGGGCCGACGACATCGTCCGCACGACGCAGGAGCGCCACAAGGAGGCCGTGCTCGACATCTGGCGGCGCATGGAGGCCAGGGGCGACATCTATCTCTCGAAATATTCCGGCTGGTATTCCGTCCGCGACGAGGCCTATTACGACGAGAGCGAGCTGACCGAGCGCGAGGGCAAGAAATACGCGCCGACCGGCACGCCCGTCGAATGGGTGGAAGAGGAGAGCTGGTTCTTCAAGCTCTCCGCCTATGCTGAAAAGCTCCTCGCTCATTACGAGGCGCATCCCGAGTTCATCACGCCCGAGCATTACAAGAACGAGATCGTCGCCTTCGTGAAACGGGGGCTCTCGGACCTCTCCGTTTCGCGCACGACGTTCGACTGGGGCATCAAGATTCCGCCGCGCCCGCAGACGACGGCGAACCATGTGATGTATGTCTGGGTCGACGCGCTGACGAATTACATCACGGCGACCGGCTGGCTCACCGGCGGCGAGAAGGCGCGCTACTGGCCCGCCGACGCCCATGTCATCGGCAAGGACATCACGCGCTTTCACGCCATCTATTGGCCGGCCTTTCTGATGTCGGCGGAGGCGCCGCTGCCCAAGCAGATCGTCGTGCATGGCTTCCTCTTCTCGCGCGGCGAGAAGATGTCGAAATCGCTCGGCAATGTCGTCGGCCCGCAGGAGCTGATCGACCGCTATGGCGTCGACCAGCTTCGCTATTTCTTCCTGCGCGAAGTGCCTTTCGGCAATGACGGCAATTATTCGCATGAAGCCATCGTCATGCGCATCAACGCCGATCTCGCCAATGATCTCGGCAATCTGGCGCAGCGCTCGCTCTCCATGATCGCCAAGAACTGCGACGGCGCCGTGCCGAAGAAGGGCGCCTTCACCGACGCGGACAGGGATATTCTCGCCCAGGCTGCCGGCGTGCTGGAGAAGGCGCGGGCGGCGATGGACGCCTATCAGCCGCATCATGCGCTTGCGGAGATCTTCCGCGTGGTGGCGGAGGCCAATCGCTATTTTGCCGGCGAGGAGCCCTGGGCCAAGAAGAAGACCGACCCGGCGCGCATGGAGACGATCCTCTATGTGACAGCGGAGACACTGCGCCGGCTGGTGATCCCGCTGCAGGCCTTTATTCCCGAGGCGGCGGGGAAGTTCCTCGATTCCTTGGGCGTTGGCCCGGACGAGCGCGATTTCGCCCATGCCGGGGAGGGGAACGCGCTGCAAGAAGGCGCGCCGCTGCCGCCGCCGGCGCCGGTGTTTCCGAGGTTTGTGGAGGAGGAACTGTCCTGA
- a CDS encoding cold-shock protein produces the protein MSKGRDFRGPRKRGFDDDGPFGYDAPRPSRAPRSPFGGGGFPDAAPPMMNEPSVDAVVKWFKSDKGFGFVELANGTGDAFLHIGAVQAAGYETLPPGAKLQVVVTSSVKGQQVSRILDVDLAGAAERAPPPPRSGGGGFDSPRPPRRQAPDPSSAVPVSGKVKWFDETKGFGFVQSNDGGKDVFVHISILGPSGVNRLLEGQPVTMQVVDTAKGREALSIALD, from the coding sequence ATGAGCAAAGGTAGAGATTTCCGGGGACCCCGTAAGCGTGGGTTCGACGACGATGGTCCGTTTGGCTATGACGCGCCGCGGCCCAGTCGCGCTCCGAGGTCGCCCTTCGGCGGCGGCGGATTCCCGGATGCGGCGCCCCCGATGATGAACGAGCCGTCCGTCGACGCCGTCGTGAAATGGTTCAAGTCGGACAAGGGCTTCGGCTTTGTCGAGCTGGCCAATGGCACGGGCGACGCGTTCCTCCACATCGGCGCGGTCCAGGCGGCTGGCTATGAGACGCTTCCGCCCGGCGCGAAGCTGCAGGTCGTGGTGACCAGCTCGGTCAAGGGCCAGCAGGTCTCCCGCATTCTCGACGTCGACCTCGCCGGCGCCGCCGAGCGCGCTCCTCCGCCCCCGCGCAGCGGCGGCGGCGGCTTCGACAGCCCCCGTCCTCCCCGTCGCCAGGCGCCTGATCCGTCGAGCGCCGTGCCGGTCTCCGGCAAGGTCAAATGGTTCGACGAGACCAAGGGTTTCGGCTTCGTCCAGTCGAACGACGGCGGCAAGGACGTCTTCGTCCATATCTCGATCCTCGGTCCCTCGGGCGTGAACCGCCTGCTCGAAGGCCAGCCGGTGACCATGCAGGTCGTCGACACCGCGAAGGGTCGTGAAGCCCTCTCCATTGCTCTGGACTAA
- a CDS encoding MBL fold metallo-hydrolase, with protein sequence MTLTVTILGCSSSGGVPRVGQGWGKCNPDNPKNRRRRCSILVARGDDAAKTQLLVDTGPDLREQLIDAEVRRLDAVLYTHPHADHTHGIDDVRGLVILNGRRIPAYMDERTSRDVSEKFGYIFTTPPGSLYPPLMTEHRLHPGRSVTIEGPGGPIEATPFRLDHGDMDALGFRFGNLAYTPDLNAIPPESARFLEGLDLWIIDALRWQRHGTHLSVEQALAYIDRFRPKRAVLTDLHVDLDYDALTAVLPANVEAAYDGLQIEV encoded by the coding sequence TTGACGCTCACGGTCACGATCCTCGGCTGCTCCTCGTCGGGCGGCGTGCCACGCGTCGGGCAGGGGTGGGGCAAATGCAACCCGGACAATCCCAAGAACCGGCGCCGCCGCTGCTCGATCCTGGTCGCCCGCGGCGACGATGCGGCAAAAACCCAGCTCCTCGTCGACACGGGCCCCGATTTGCGCGAGCAGCTCATCGACGCAGAGGTCAGGCGGCTCGACGCGGTGCTCTATACGCATCCGCACGCCGACCATACCCATGGGATCGACGACGTGCGCGGCCTCGTCATTCTGAACGGCAGGCGCATTCCCGCCTATATGGACGAGCGCACATCCCGCGATGTCAGCGAGAAGTTCGGCTATATCTTCACCACGCCGCCCGGAAGCCTGTATCCGCCGCTGATGACCGAGCATCGGCTGCATCCGGGCCGGTCCGTGACAATCGAGGGGCCCGGCGGGCCGATCGAAGCGACGCCATTCCGGCTCGATCACGGCGACATGGACGCGCTGGGCTTCCGCTTCGGCAATCTTGCCTACACGCCCGACCTGAACGCCATCCCGCCGGAGAGCGCGCGCTTCCTCGAAGGCCTCGATCTTTGGATCATCGACGCGCTGCGCTGGCAGCGTCATGGCACCCATCTCTCAGTCGAACAGGCGCTGGCCTATATCGATCGTTTTCGCCCGAAGCGCGCCGTGCTGACCGACCTCCATGTCGATCTCGATTATGATGCGCTGACGGCCGTGCTGCCGGCGAATGTCGAGGCGGCCTATGACGGGCTGCAGATCGAGGTGTAG
- a CDS encoding type II toxin-antitoxin system VapB family antitoxin has product MALYIKDKDVDALAEKLQAAVGASTKAEAVRAALLHELERVNARQSFAERNAEAFALADKIGAPNPDFDAKAFMDRMWGE; this is encoded by the coding sequence ATGGCGCTTTACATCAAAGATAAAGACGTCGATGCGCTCGCGGAGAAGCTACAGGCGGCTGTTGGAGCAAGCACGAAAGCGGAAGCCGTGCGGGCCGCACTTTTGCATGAACTCGAGCGCGTGAACGCACGTCAGTCCTTTGCAGAACGAAACGCCGAGGCTTTTGCTCTCGCGGATAAGATCGGCGCACCCAACCCGGACTTCGACGCCAAGGCGTTTATGGACCGGATGTGGGGCGAGTGA
- the mazG gene encoding nucleoside triphosphate pyrophosphohydrolase has product MSGDIARLIEIMAALRTPGTGCPWDLEQDFRSIAPYTIEEAYEVVDAIESGDLGDLKDELGDLLLQVVFHSRIAQEQDAFAFPDVVGAICDKLIRRHPHVFEAGESLTPEGVTAQWNDIKAAEKAAKGAPAPASLLDGVPLALPALTRAVKLQQKASKVGFDWNDAAHVMGKIREETEEVAEELRRPDLDPKSLEEEIGDLLFVVTNLARHAKVDPEQALRGANAKFERRFHHIERRLSEMGSSAEAASLDEMEALWSEAKQLEKGAKAGAAPKAADVP; this is encoded by the coding sequence ATGTCCGGCGACATTGCGCGTCTTATCGAGATCATGGCGGCGCTCCGCACCCCCGGGACCGGTTGCCCCTGGGACCTCGAGCAGGATTTCCGCTCCATCGCTCCCTATACGATCGAGGAGGCCTATGAGGTCGTCGACGCCATCGAATCGGGCGACCTTGGCGATTTGAAAGATGAATTAGGAGACCTGCTGCTCCAGGTGGTCTTTCATTCCCGCATCGCCCAAGAGCAGGACGCTTTCGCCTTCCCCGACGTCGTCGGCGCCATTTGCGACAAGCTTATCCGCCGCCATCCGCATGTCTTCGAAGCGGGCGAATCGCTGACGCCCGAGGGCGTGACGGCGCAATGGAACGACATCAAGGCGGCGGAGAAGGCGGCGAAAGGCGCCCCTGCTCCCGCGAGCCTGCTCGATGGCGTCCCCCTCGCCCTGCCTGCGCTCACGCGGGCGGTGAAGCTGCAGCAGAAGGCGTCGAAAGTCGGTTTCGATTGGAACGACGCCGCGCATGTCATGGGGAAGATCCGCGAAGAGACCGAGGAAGTCGCCGAGGAATTGCGCCGGCCGGACCTCGACCCCAAATCTCTGGAAGAGGAGATCGGCGATCTTCTTTTCGTCGTCACCAATCTCGCGCGTCACGCCAAGGTCGATCCAGAACAGGCGCTACGGGGCGCCAACGCCAAATTCGAACGTCGATTCCACCATATCGAAAGGCGCCTGTCGGAGATGGGCTCGTCCGCGGAGGCGGCGTCTCTGGATGAAATGGAGGCGCTCTGGAGCGAGGCGAAGCAACTGGAAAAAGGGGCAAAGGCCGGCGCCGCGCCAAAGGCGGCGGATGTGCCTTAA
- a CDS encoding type II toxin-antitoxin system VapC family toxin: protein MIFLDASAVIAILNREPDSERLITAIEEARGQLNISPISTFESVLGLAPARIGAPARRSTAENLRLATASVREFIRANDIREISISSEIGQGAILAAATYGKAVGHPADLNFGDCFAYSCAKALGATLLYKGDDFTKTDLGG from the coding sequence GTGATTTTCCTCGACGCCTCGGCTGTCATCGCGATTTTGAACCGCGAGCCGGATTCAGAGCGCCTGATCACGGCGATCGAAGAGGCTCGTGGCCAGCTTAATATTTCGCCGATTTCGACGTTCGAGTCAGTTCTCGGCTTGGCCCCGGCTCGGATCGGAGCCCCCGCACGCCGCTCGACTGCAGAGAATCTCAGACTAGCGACCGCCTCGGTGCGAGAGTTCATCAGGGCGAACGACATTAGAGAGATATCCATCTCTTCAGAAATCGGCCAGGGCGCGATCCTCGCAGCCGCGACATATGGAAAGGCCGTCGGCCATCCTGCGGACCTCAATTTCGGCGATTGTTTCGCGTATTCTTGCGCTAAGGCGCTGGGGGCGACCCTCTTGTACAAAGGGGACGACTTCACCAAGACCGATTTGGGCGGCTGA
- a CDS encoding TatD family hydrolase yields the protein MLIDTHCHLDFPDFAPEQAEVVARAKARGVGRMITISTHLSRFDRVKAIAEAYPDVFFTVGTHPLHAHEEAEPTVEEIVALAQHPKCVGLGEAGLDYFHDQAPRALSQRVFRTHVAAARETGLPLVIHTRDADDDCAAILREEMGKGAFTALLHCFTSSRALAETAVDLGLYISFSGVVTFKNSAELRETVKVVPLERMLVETDAPFLAPVPHRGKRNEPAFVVDTARLLAEIKGVSEEELARVTTENALRLFSKMPPLEAAA from the coding sequence ATGCTCATCGACACCCATTGCCATCTCGATTTCCCCGATTTCGCACCTGAGCAGGCGGAGGTCGTCGCGCGCGCCAAGGCGCGGGGCGTCGGCCGGATGATCACTATTTCCACGCATCTGTCGCGCTTCGACCGCGTGAAAGCGATCGCCGAGGCCTATCCGGACGTCTTCTTCACGGTCGGCACCCATCCGCTTCACGCCCACGAAGAAGCCGAGCCGACGGTCGAAGAGATTGTGGCGCTCGCACAGCATCCAAAATGCGTCGGGCTCGGCGAGGCGGGGCTCGACTATTTCCATGATCAAGCGCCGCGCGCGCTGTCGCAACGGGTCTTCCGCACCCATGTCGCCGCCGCGCGCGAAACCGGCCTGCCGCTCGTCATTCATACGCGCGACGCCGACGACGATTGCGCCGCGATCCTGCGAGAGGAAATGGGGAAGGGGGCTTTCACCGCCCTCCTCCATTGCTTCACCTCGAGCCGCGCGCTGGCGGAAACGGCGGTCGATCTCGGCCTTTACATCTCGTTTTCCGGCGTCGTGACCTTCAAGAATTCCGCCGAGCTGCGCGAGACGGTGAAGGTCGTGCCGCTGGAGCGGATGCTGGTCGAGACCGATGCGCCTTTCCTTGCGCCCGTGCCGCATCGGGGCAAGCGCAACGAGCCGGCCTTTGTCGTCGACACGGCGCGGTTGCTCGCGGAAATCAAGGGCGTTTCAGAGGAAGAGCTTGCCCGCGTGACGACGGAAAACGCGCTTCGGCTCTTTTCCAAAATGCCTCCGCTCGAGGCCGCCGCTTGA
- a CDS encoding class I SAM-dependent methyltransferase — MSSDPARFIGDIPRHYDRGLGPVIFEAYAEETARRAAIWGPRNALEIAAGTGIVTRKLRDALPTDARLTATDLNAPMLEIAREKFRPDEQVSFDVADALVLPFADGAFDAVICQFGLMFFPDKDAAHREAARVLRPHGRYLTSVWDAPRYNPFSRLGQEMVERFFPGDPPKFVSPFSCPEIDPTKEALIAAGFTNIVISVLPRVHEIADVKAFATGLVFGHPLLNQIRARGEVAPEAIAAALAERLGQEFGAPARMPMQAILFEASRL, encoded by the coding sequence TTGTCCTCCGACCCCGCCCGCTTCATCGGCGACATTCCCCGCCATTACGACCGCGGCCTGGGCCCCGTGATCTTCGAGGCCTATGCCGAGGAGACCGCGCGGCGGGCGGCGATTTGGGGACCGCGAAACGCGCTGGAGATCGCCGCCGGCACGGGCATCGTCACCCGCAAGCTGCGCGATGCTTTGCCAACGGACGCCCGGCTCACCGCGACCGACCTCAACGCGCCTATGCTCGAGATCGCGCGGGAGAAGTTTAGGCCCGACGAACAAGTAAGTTTCGACGTGGCGGACGCGCTCGTCCTGCCCTTCGCGGACGGAGCCTTCGACGCGGTCATCTGCCAGTTCGGCTTGATGTTTTTCCCAGACAAGGACGCCGCCCATCGTGAAGCGGCGCGCGTGCTGAGGCCCCATGGCCGCTATCTGACAAGCGTCTGGGACGCGCCGCGCTACAACCCGTTCTCGCGCCTCGGCCAGGAAATGGTCGAGCGCTTCTTTCCCGGCGATCCCCCCAAATTCGTGTCGCCTTTCTCGTGCCCCGAGATCGACCCGACCAAGGAGGCGCTCATCGCGGCGGGTTTCACCAATATCGTCATCTCCGTCCTGCCGCGCGTGCATGAGATCGCGGATGTCAAGGCTTTCGCCACGGGCCTGGTTTTCGGCCACCCGCTCCTCAACCAGATCCGCGCGCGGGGCGAGGTCGCGCCCGAGGCGATCGCCGCGGCCTTGGCGGAGAGGCTCGGGCAGGAATTCGGCGCGCCGGCGAGAATGCCGATGCAAGCCATTCTATTCGAGGCGTCGCGCTTATGA
- a CDS encoding alpha/beta fold hydrolase, protein MKAERRAFLVGSSHAILFRSSLAAAQPLATDDPTATPLPRGGMSHFAQLNGVRLHYVSVGSGPTVILLHGWPQTWFAWRGAMERLSSRFTCVALDLRGLGLSEKTPAGYDKQTIAADVAALIDHVAGGRAHVVGHDMGGKAAFVLANLQPGKVEKLVLVDCLVPGTENMDARRGGAWHYGFHMAPEIPEMLTRGREREYIAAQIRAWSHKKDAVSEAAISEFARHYASAGGMTAGFAYYRALRDDAALVASFENRKLEAPVLAITGRYASAKSSRMRCVRTRLN, encoded by the coding sequence ATGAAAGCCGAACGCCGCGCATTCCTCGTCGGAAGCTCCCACGCCATCTTATTCAGATCGTCGCTCGCCGCCGCCCAGCCCCTTGCCACAGACGATCCGACAGCGACGCCGCTGCCGCGCGGCGGAATGAGCCATTTCGCACAGCTCAATGGCGTGAGGCTGCACTATGTCAGCGTCGGATCGGGTCCGACCGTGATCCTGCTGCATGGCTGGCCGCAGACATGGTTTGCCTGGCGCGGAGCCATGGAGCGGCTTTCCTCCCGGTTCACATGCGTCGCGCTCGATCTCAGAGGTCTCGGACTGTCGGAGAAAACGCCGGCCGGCTACGACAAGCAGACGATCGCCGCCGACGTCGCCGCGTTGATCGACCACGTCGCTGGCGGCCGCGCCCATGTGGTTGGGCACGATATGGGCGGCAAAGCGGCCTTCGTTCTCGCCAATCTGCAGCCCGGAAAGGTCGAAAAGCTCGTCCTTGTCGATTGCCTGGTTCCGGGGACGGAAAACATGGACGCTAGGCGGGGCGGGGCTTGGCACTATGGCTTCCATATGGCTCCCGAGATTCCAGAGATGCTGACGCGCGGGCGGGAGCGAGAGTATATCGCCGCCCAAATTCGCGCCTGGTCGCACAAGAAGGATGCCGTCTCGGAAGCCGCAATTTCCGAGTTCGCGCGCCATTACGCGTCCGCGGGCGGCATGACGGCCGGGTTCGCCTATTATCGCGCTCTTCGTGACGATGCAGCGCTGGTCGCATCTTTTGAAAATCGGAAGCTGGAGGCGCCGGTCCTTGCGATCACCGGCCGCTATGCGTCGGCGAAAAGCTCGCGGATGCGCTGCGTTCGCACGCGGCTCAATTGA
- a CDS encoding type II toxin-antitoxin system RelE/ParE family toxin, which yields MLEILSFVAEKSPQGAARVAAAIEAGLSFLSENPRGGLRTDHPELYVKILPDCPYKIFYRFRTDAIEVVHIRHSARAPWPAS from the coding sequence ATGCTCGAAATTCTGTCCTTTGTGGCGGAAAAGTCCCCGCAGGGAGCGGCGCGTGTCGCCGCCGCAATCGAAGCTGGCTTGTCGTTCCTCTCGGAAAATCCCAGGGGCGGGCTGCGCACGGATCACCCAGAGCTTTACGTAAAGATATTGCCCGACTGCCCCTACAAAATTTTCTATCGGTTTCGGACGGACGCTATTGAGGTCGTGCATATCCGCCATTCCGCACGTGCGCCGTGGCCCGCCTCGTGA